The segment AGCCCAGACCTCCATAGCCATAGCCCAGGCCGCCATAGCCACAGCATCCATAGCCACGGCCTCCATAGCCATAGCCAAGGCCGCCATAGCCACAGCATCCATAGCCACGGCCTCCATAGCCATAGCCCAGGCCGCCATAGCCACAGCATCCATAGCCACGGCCTCCATAGTAGTTTCCGTAGTAGCCACACATGGTGCTGGTTGTTGAGGTTGTCCTTGGGTAGAGGAGGAGAGTGAGTGACTTCAGTCTGCCCAGTGACCCTGCACAGGGTCTTTTATATACCTCAGTCTGGGTGGGACCCAGCATAGCTGTCATGCCATTGGGTGATTTTATGGCTAAACTCATCAGTTTGCTATTTCTCAACTATAAGATTAAACATCAGAGAGATTCAGGAAGACTGCCTGGCTAGGTGTCTACTTTGGACTCTGCCCCTCCCATTGAAGACTGGATTGATGGGAGACAGTTCATACTATGAAACCCAGTCCTAGAGCAGACTTCAATTTTATCCTCTTGTATCTATCCTCTGCACCAAGATAAATATGTGTTTCCGGTTTTTGGCCCcagatttctttaaattttataatatttcacaAAGAATTACATTCCTTtgactcataattttttttcactcttcctCAACTCTTTGTTCACACATGCAATTCCTGTTCTACAATAACTCAATTGTGTTATTCATTCCCATGGCATTCATCTAAAAAAATTTACTGGAATTAGGGTTGAGATTGGGGTTAGGGTTTAAGATTAGGTTAGCATCATGATTATGGGATTAGGGTTATAGTTCAGATTAGGAATAAATGTGAACCAAAAATTCACTCAAATTTCTAGAGAAATAGATGTTGACAAAACACCTTTTTCTTCCTACTATTACAATGAGTTTTCTCATTGACATTCAACGTTAAGGGAtgaacaagaaaatataaattttcttttattgcatGACAGTCTATATTTGCATTTATagattttgatatgccaaaaacagtaacaagtctcgcaatggagactttattggtgcctgcttgagcaagtcaatgaacaatgggatgacagtgatacagtgatacctgcaTATGCAGTGATTAATTTGGTAAGGAATTTTCCAATGGGTTTAGTTCAACCTAGTTACATTAACTTTGAGAACCATTCGTTTCTCATGACATCCAACCAGTAGGCTTGGTAATCCTGACATGTTACTTTCCTAGCATAACTAATAGTTTCACAAATTCACTCAAATCTGTATGCTGTAACACATCTGCTTGGTTAGTCAAAGAACAAgtcagggctgcagagatggtacagtgggtaaggtgcttgctttgcacatggccaagtgtGGTTTGGCCCCTAAAGCCCACAAGATtccctgagcccaacaggagtgatccctggatgcagaactaggagttagCTTTGTGccctgccagttgtggcccccaagccaaaaataaatagagaagTTTTAGATTATgacgtttgtttttttttttgctttttgggtcacacccagcgatgctcgggggttactcctggctttgcactcaggaattactcttggcagtgcttgggggaccatatgggatgcccgggattgaacccagattggccgcatgcaaggcaaatgccctaccagctgtgctatcgctccggcccctacattaTGATGTTTTAAATCTCTTTTACACCTTTAAGAAAAACTTGTGGTGGGATATGGGGCGGGGTTACTGTGAATGTCTCTCATGGAGTGACAGAGCAAGAACAGCGGGCCCTCAGAGGCAAGTTATTTGGGTTCAATTCTAAGAACCAACACAACAAAGAACAGGTGGAATGATTTCTATGAATTTCTGATGTTCCTTTATATCTTCATCAAAAAACTCTCAAAGACCTTTAGGCAGGCTTTAGAGAATGGATTTGGGGCTGGTTGACATTGCAGCGAAGAAGTTCAAGAACCAGACGCCCTCTGCTTTTTAATCAATTTCCTCTGGGTATATTTAGAATAAGGACACAACATTTTTCTAATTACTCAATTCAGCCAAGACAATATTTCAAACAAGTCAAAAGAAAACTGTATCTTAattaaacagtaaaaaaaaatgtttccctcCTAATGATCAGATCAACACATTCATCTTTTCAgtctttatatgtttttttaatgtagtttcCAGGTGTGCTGCACGAGGTGCACTTTTTAAATGTGAATGATTATTGAAATGATGCTTTATTATACTGCATAGATTTCAGGTGTACAGCATTATAACGTAACATCTACATTAATCATTGTCACCAAGAGGTTAGTCTTCCTCTTGTTAgatgtatgctttttttttggtaaagcagATGCATATTTTGACACAATATattgtgaatatattttattctctgcTGAATTTAGTCATTTGAAGCAggatgtttatatataaatatattcaataaaatgtttttaattggggCAAAGGGTACATGGCTGATTTGTCTCCAGAGAATTGTGTTATCTCTGATCATACCAGTATACCAGTAAGAATTTTGTCTTTTATGCTGCTTTGTGTGGAGGAGGGTGCATAccttgcagtgcccagggctgactcctggctctatgctcaggactcactccttgtGAGTTTTGGAGAATCACGTGGAGTTTCTGAGACTGAACCCAGTTGGGTCCATGTAACATTAGTGCCTTGTCCACTATACCTCTCCTTATCttcttctaaataaattttcccagggctggagcaatagcacagtgggtagggcgtttgccttgcacacagtcaatccgggttcgattcccagcatcccatatggtcccctgaacaccgcgaggggtaattcctgagtgcagagccaggaggaacccctgtgcaccgccgggtgtgacccccaaaaaaactaaataaattttcccttgtgtttctgaataaatttaattctaaaatatattccaaaatatTCCAAAGAGTGAAGAAATATTTTCACTCTTTATAcccttagaaataatttttattttgtttcatacgCAAAAACTTCACAGTTACATTTATTTCCTTGTCACTGTTCTAATATCTGATTCTCCTTTATCTCTTGTTCATACTTCCTGGTCTTTGTTCTTCCAAACGGAGTGATACTGATACAATCTTGTAGATATTAAGACAACAGTCTTGTCAAATCTAGAGGTCAGAATGTCATTATACTCAGGACCTGGTCAGTATTCAGATTCACTATCCTCTCTTTTCTTTGCAAGCATTGCCTTCATCTTACTGTACACAAACTTAACTCCAACCCCAACAGATGTTTCTTCCAAGTTATTTTTTTGTCCTCAGATTTCATTCTCAAATGTGAGTGCCAACCTGTTTGTCCCAATTATTCCCAATCTAGTCTCAACTGcttatattgatatttttaaatacattcttttctcaaatttcagttttatttacagCATTTCAcaagtatataattttaatattaaaatgaggtaataaaaattaatttacatgtAACATTTGATACATTCATTTTCAGTCTTTACATGCATATCCATCTCTAAATGTGTTCTCAATTTTGTCATAATCATTAGAAAATTAACAAGACAAAATTAAATGTATGATTCTCTGTCTCTTAGATATTTTTCCCTATACTTAAAACATGCATGTCACAAATCAGGTCTCCTTCCTAAACTATCATCCTTCAGTCTTCACATTAGAACTGCTAACATAAACGCTAGACATGcagttcaattttaattttagaataatgAAATTCAAATTTGAAATTCAGACTATAAAATTTTTCAGATACTGCAAGGAAAATACTCTGAGACAATGTGATTTTCTAACACTGAAAATTAAGGCATTatcttatattttttgtttgattctcCTAGCAACATGCATCCTAGAAAACATAGTTGACATGATTTTACTTATCCCAACCTTAATTTCTTCTATGCTAATACTCATCTCTATAATATGCATGTCATATTGTCTTTGGTTTCTTCAAATAGGCTCAGTTTGCTGCCTTTTTATCTCTCCTTATATAAAATCCTGAAGTAACAGCAAAATGATAAATATTCCCATAATTGTCTTAGAGAGACTGTCCATGACCAGCTGTTCTCATATCTTTCCTCAGCAATAACCCTTTAAATTTCCCTATAGATTTCCATCTATATTTAGATGAACTCATCACTGTCtagaattacttatttttttgaaaCTTTGTCTGCCTTTACTTCCCTGACCCTCTTCATCTAAATCAACTCCATACCAATTACAACTGAGTCCTCCTGACAGCTCCATGTGCATTATTGTGCCTAGTATACAACTGGTTTCTAGTAAAgtttgatacttaaaaaaaattaatggacgttaaatcaataaaatgcaagaggtttatttctttttctaatgtcatgctttagaataattttaactttatagAAAATTGACAGAAGAGAGACAAAAAAATCCAATATATCTGCCTTGTTGGTGTCCTGAGACCAATTTCCAACACTGATATCTGAAGGTTTCTCTTTATCAGcaagcaattctttttttatggaatcatcatgagaaaagttacacagctgttaggtttaagtctctgtcatactgatcaaacactcatcccttcaccagtgcacatgttccaccaccaagaaccccagtatacctcccatctcacccctgcctgtgtgactgattattttcactttatcttgattacattcaatatttcaacagaaaactca is part of the Sorex araneus isolate mSorAra2 chromosome 2, mSorAra2.pri, whole genome shotgun sequence genome and harbors:
- the LOC105943358 gene encoding keratin-associated protein 6-5-like is translated as MTAMLGPTQTEVYKRPCAGSLGRLKSLTLLLYPRTTSTTSTMCGYYGNYYGGRGYGCCGYGGLGYGYGGRGYGCCGYGGLGYGYGGRGYGCCGYGGLGYGYGGLGCGYGYGSGSLYGCGYGCGSGYGSGFGYYY